In a genomic window of Thermosynechococcus sp. CL-1:
- a CDS encoding phytoene synthase gives MLQLPRAEYVPPLISLDEAYELCRQVTAAYAKTFYLGTLLMPPAKRRAIWAIYVWCRRTDELVDGPQAATTTMATLDEWEARLEDIFAGRPHDGMDLALTATLEQYPLDIQPFRDMIAGQRMDLHRSRYETFAELELYCYRVAGTVGLMSLEVMGGNPYSDRLCSPWVDPYQAKGTLKDQAIALGIANQLTNILRDVGEDMRRGRIYLPLEDLATFNYTEEDLQRGVIDDRWRALMRFQIQRARQFYREAEVGVAYLERDARWPVWSALMLYRQILDVIEANDYDVFNRRAFVSDWRKLLFIPISWFKASF, from the coding sequence ATGCTGCAACTGCCTAGAGCCGAGTACGTCCCTCCCCTGATTTCCCTCGACGAAGCCTACGAGCTGTGTCGTCAGGTCACTGCCGCCTATGCCAAGACGTTTTACCTCGGCACGCTGTTGATGCCCCCCGCCAAGCGCCGTGCCATTTGGGCGATTTACGTCTGGTGTCGGCGCACCGATGAACTGGTGGATGGCCCCCAAGCCGCAACGACAACAATGGCCACCCTCGACGAGTGGGAAGCCCGCCTTGAGGATATTTTTGCCGGTCGTCCCCACGATGGCATGGATTTAGCTCTAACGGCGACGCTGGAACAGTACCCCCTCGACATCCAGCCCTTTCGGGACATGATTGCTGGCCAGCGGATGGACTTGCATCGCAGTCGCTATGAAACTTTTGCTGAACTAGAACTCTATTGCTATCGCGTGGCCGGTACCGTCGGCCTCATGTCCCTTGAGGTGATGGGGGGAAACCCCTACAGCGATCGCCTGTGTTCCCCTTGGGTGGATCCCTATCAGGCCAAAGGCACCCTCAAGGATCAAGCGATCGCCCTTGGCATTGCCAATCAACTCACCAATATCCTGCGGGATGTGGGCGAAGATATGCGGCGGGGGCGTATCTATCTGCCCCTAGAGGACTTGGCTACCTTTAACTACACCGAAGAAGACTTGCAGCGGGGGGTGATTGACGATCGCTGGCGGGCACTGATGCGCTTTCAAATTCAGCGGGCACGGCAATTTTATCGGGAAGCCGAAGTGGGGGTGGCTTACCTAGAGCGGGATGCCCGTTGGCCCGTGTGGTCGGCGTTGATGCTCTATCGCCAGATTCTTGATGTCATCGAAGCCAACGATTACGATGTCTTTAATCGGCGCGCCTTTGTCTCTGACTGGCGCAAGCTGCTGTTTATCCCCATTTCTTGGTTCAAGGCCAGCTTTTAG
- the pds gene encoding 15-cis-phytoene desaturase: protein MRVAIAGGGLAGLACAKYLVDAGHTPMVFERANVLGGLVAAWQDADGDWVETGLHAFFGAYPNMLQLLAELGISDRLQWKRHALIFNQPEKPGVLSWFDVPDIPSPFNVLLSILRNNDMLTWEQKFRFALGLWPAIVRGQKYVEAMDKYTLLEWLQRQGIDERVNSDIFIAASKALTFLNPDEVSATIPLTAMNRFLRERYGSKIAFLDGAPPERLCQPIVDYVTARGGEVHTSVALREIVLNEDLSVQSFVMADREGQQRFEVTADAYVSAMSVDAIKLLLPQPWQDLPFFQKLNGLEGVPVINVQIWFDRKLPTVDHLLFSRSPLLSVYADMSETCKGYADPDKSMLELVLAPAAEWIGRSDEEIVEATLAELAKLFPNHLPEPAKVLKTAVVKTPRSVYKATPGRQAFRPDQATPIPNFFLAGSYTMQPYLGSMEGAVLSGKLTAQAIAKRLAESNAPQPPKPSTQTVANAATA from the coding sequence ATGCGAGTTGCAATTGCCGGTGGTGGCTTAGCGGGCTTAGCTTGCGCCAAGTATCTAGTGGATGCAGGACATACCCCCATGGTGTTTGAGCGTGCCAATGTCCTTGGTGGCTTGGTGGCGGCATGGCAGGATGCCGATGGGGATTGGGTGGAAACGGGCTTGCACGCCTTTTTTGGTGCCTACCCCAATATGCTGCAACTCCTAGCGGAATTGGGGATTAGCGATCGCCTGCAATGGAAACGCCATGCCCTGATTTTTAACCAACCCGAAAAGCCGGGGGTGCTCTCGTGGTTTGATGTTCCCGATATTCCTTCGCCTTTTAATGTACTGCTCTCCATTTTGCGCAACAACGATATGCTGACGTGGGAGCAGAAATTCCGCTTTGCCTTGGGGCTGTGGCCAGCGATCGTGCGCGGCCAAAAATACGTCGAGGCAATGGACAAGTACACCCTCCTCGAATGGCTGCAACGCCAAGGGATTGATGAGCGGGTAAACTCCGACATTTTTATTGCGGCCTCAAAGGCACTGACCTTCCTGAACCCCGATGAGGTCTCGGCCACGATTCCCCTGACGGCGATGAACCGCTTTCTGCGGGAACGCTATGGCTCAAAAATTGCCTTCTTGGATGGGGCACCCCCCGAACGGTTGTGTCAGCCCATTGTGGATTATGTGACCGCACGGGGCGGTGAAGTGCACACCAGTGTGGCTCTGCGGGAGATTGTCCTCAATGAAGATCTCTCGGTGCAGTCCTTTGTCATGGCCGATCGCGAGGGGCAACAGCGCTTTGAAGTCACAGCGGATGCCTATGTCTCAGCGATGTCGGTGGATGCCATTAAACTGCTGCTGCCGCAGCCGTGGCAAGACCTACCCTTTTTCCAGAAACTCAATGGCCTCGAAGGCGTCCCTGTGATTAATGTCCAAATCTGGTTTGATCGCAAATTGCCGACGGTAGATCACCTGCTCTTCTCGCGATCGCCCCTGTTGAGTGTTTATGCCGATATGAGCGAAACCTGCAAGGGCTATGCCGATCCCGACAAGTCAATGTTAGAGCTGGTATTGGCGCCTGCTGCGGAGTGGATTGGCCGCAGTGATGAGGAGATTGTTGAGGCGACCCTTGCGGAACTGGCCAAACTCTTCCCCAATCACCTACCGGAACCTGCTAAAGTGCTGAAAACGGCGGTGGTGAAAACCCCCCGCTCAGTCTATAAAGCCACCCCCGGTCGCCAAGCCTTTCGTCCGGATCAGGCCACGCCCATTCCCAACTTCTTCCTTGCGGGGAGCTACACGATGCAGCCCTACCTAGGGAGTATGGAAGGGGCGGTACTTTCTGGTAAGCTGACAGCGCAGGCGATCGCGAAGCGGCTCGCAGAGAGCAACGCCCCACAGCCCCCCAAACCCTCTACTCAGACTGTCGCCAATGCTGCAACTGCCTAG
- a CDS encoding chorismate lyase, whose amino-acid sequence MTVSLLPSTCSTPWYALDPIWQGDAAAIAQGLPHDLLAPAWQILILGDGSPTRHLQLLTGETTEVDVIDMSAIGHASDRAPAQLQLIPGPRLRRQVWLRTASGQRLAYATSWWEAAHVDEYLQNRAMPIWTNLAQRKVELYRDIQAVYLGHSGTLAAAFGEAGPFWGRHYLFWHDRRPITLIYEVFSPYLCRYLGPMGSTAYLANSAPTLG is encoded by the coding sequence TTGACTGTTTCGCTGTTGCCCTCCACTTGCTCAACCCCTTGGTATGCCCTTGATCCCATTTGGCAGGGGGACGCGGCGGCGATCGCCCAAGGATTGCCTCATGATCTTTTAGCGCCGGCGTGGCAAATCCTGATTCTCGGGGATGGCTCCCCCACCCGCCACTTGCAACTGCTGACGGGTGAAACCACGGAAGTGGACGTGATAGATATGTCGGCCATTGGCCATGCCAGCGATCGCGCCCCGGCGCAACTGCAACTCATTCCCGGCCCGCGGCTGCGGCGTCAAGTGTGGCTACGCACCGCTTCAGGTCAACGTTTGGCCTACGCCACCTCTTGGTGGGAAGCTGCCCATGTGGATGAGTATTTGCAAAACCGTGCCATGCCCATTTGGACGAACCTCGCCCAACGCAAGGTGGAGCTTTACCGCGACATTCAGGCGGTGTATCTCGGGCACTCTGGAACCTTGGCGGCAGCCTTTGGCGAGGCGGGGCCTTTTTGGGGGCGGCATTATCTCTTTTGGCACGATCGCCGTCCCATTACGCTGATTTATGAAGTCTTTTCGCCCTACCTCTGCCGGTACCTTGGTCCGATGGGAAGTACAGCCTATTTGGCAAATTCAGCCCCAACATTAGGCTAA
- a CDS encoding Mo-dependent nitrogenase C-terminal domain-containing protein, whose translation MATTAASPLELTPEQTAIWIKGLLSIAGADGHFDPEEKQLIASLIREEIAPEIDLEHFAPVTDEELVATFGGDRALAENFVRTAVMVALANGIYSQSEDAELQRFCNALGLEITALESLKHTLDGQHESNEQTLRLLDPVRHWLDGLEVKDAKVARFLCRLIPPQCPFERDITLFGRKIVHIPPLCKLNPLYDQLVGLRFRSLSYLADECGEDITPYC comes from the coding sequence ATGGCAACCACCGCAGCATCTCCCCTTGAACTGACACCGGAACAAACGGCCATTTGGATTAAGGGTCTCTTGAGCATTGCCGGCGCCGATGGTCACTTTGATCCCGAAGAGAAGCAACTGATTGCGAGCCTGATTCGCGAGGAAATTGCCCCAGAAATTGATCTTGAACATTTTGCTCCAGTCACCGATGAAGAGCTGGTGGCCACCTTTGGCGGCGATCGCGCCCTTGCGGAAAATTTCGTGCGCACAGCCGTAATGGTGGCGCTTGCCAATGGCATTTACTCCCAATCGGAGGATGCCGAACTGCAACGCTTCTGCAACGCCTTGGGACTGGAAATTACTGCCCTTGAGTCCCTGAAGCACACCCTTGATGGTCAGCACGAGAGCAATGAACAAACCCTGCGCCTATTGGATCCCGTGCGCCACTGGCTGGATGGTTTAGAGGTCAAAGATGCCAAGGTGGCTCGCTTTCTCTGCCGCCTGATTCCCCCCCAATGCCCCTTTGAGCGCGACATTACCCTTTTTGGTCGCAAGATTGTCCATATTCCCCCCCTCTGTAAACTCAATCCCCTTTATGATCAATTAGTGGGGTTGCGCTTCCGCTCGCTCAGCTATTTAGCCGACGAGTGTGGTGAAGATATTACCCCCTACTGTTAG